The Macaca thibetana thibetana isolate TM-01 chromosome 19, ASM2454274v1, whole genome shotgun sequence genome has a segment encoding these proteins:
- the ZNF549 gene encoding zinc finger protein 549, with translation MAAAALVNTPQIPMATEEFVKPSQGHVTFEDIAVYFSQEEWGLLDEAQRCLYHDVMLENFSLMASVGCLHGIETEEAPSEHTISAQGVSQARTPKPGPSIPNAHSCEMCILVMKDILYLTEHQGTLLWQKPYTSAASGKWFSFGSNLQLHQNQDSGEKHIRKEESSAFLLNSCKIPLSDNLFPCKDVEKDFPTILGLLQHQTTHSREEYAHRSREIFQQRRYKCEQVFNEKVHVTEHQRVHTGEKAYKLREYGKSLNSKYSFVEHQRTHNAEKPYVCSICGKSFLHKQTLVGHQQRIHTRERSYVCIECGKSLSSKYSLVEHQRTHNGEKPYVCNVCGKSFRHKQTFVGHQQRIHTGERPYVCIECGKSFIHSYDRIRHQRVHTGERAYQCSECGKSFIYKQSLLDHQRIHTGERPYECKECGKAFIHKKRLLEHQRIHTGEKPYVCIICGKSFIRSSDYMRHQRIHTGERAYECSDCGKAFISKQTLLKHHKIHTRERPYECSECGKGFYLEVKLLQHQRIHTREQLYDCNECGKVFSHQKRLLEHQKVHTGEKPCECSECGKCFRHRTSLIQHQKVHSGERPYNCTACEKAFIYKNKLVEHQRIHTGEKPYECGKCGKAFNKRYSLVRHQKVHTTEEP, from the exons ATGGCTGCGGCAGCGCTTGTGAATACACCGCAG ATTCCCATGGCAACAGAAGAGTTTGTGAAACCATCACAG GGCCATGTGACCTTTGAGGATATTGCTGTGTACTTCTCCCAGGAGGAGTGGGGCCTCCTTGATGAAGCTCAGAGGTGCCTGTATCATGACGTGATGCTGGAGAACTTTTCGCTTATGGCCTCAGTGG ggTGTTTGCATGGAATAGAGACTGAGGAGGCCCCTTCTGAGCACACTATTTCTGCACAAGGAGTGTCACAGGCCAGGACTCCAAAGCCAGGTCCTTCCATCCCAAACGCTCATTCTTGTGAGATGTGTATCCTGGTCATGAAAGACATTTTGTACCTCACTGAGCACCAGGGAACACTTCTCTGGCAGAAGCCTTATACTTCTGCGGCCAGTGGGAAATGGTTTTCATTTGGTTCTAACCTGCAACTGCACCAGAACCAGGACAGCGGAGAGAAACACATCAGAAAGGAGGAGAGCAGTGCCTTCCTTCTGAATAGCTGCAAAATTCCTCTGTCAGACAATCTCTTCCCATGCAAAGATGTTGAGAAGGATTTTCCAACCATCCTGGGCCTTCTTCAACACCAGACCACCCACAGCAGAGAAGAGTATGCACATAGAAGCAGGGAAATCTTTCAACAAAGACGTTACAAATGTGAGCAAGTTTTCAATGAGAAAGTTCATGTTACTGAGCATCAGAGAGTCCACACTGGAGAAAAAGCTTATAAGCTTAGGGAATATGGGAAATCCTTGAACTCTAAATATTCATTTGTTGAACACCAGAGAACCCATAATGCAGAAAAGCCTTATGTGTGCAGTATATGTGGGAAATCATTCCTCCATAAACAAACACTCGTTGGGCACCAGCAGAGAATTCACACTAGAGAAAGGTCTTATGTGTGCATCGAATGTGGGAAATCCTTGAGCTCCAAATACTCACTTGTGGAACACCAGAGAACCCATAATGGAGAAAAGCCTTATGTGTGCAACGTATGTGGGAAATCATTCCGCCACAAACAAACATTTGTTGGGCACCAGCAGAGAATCCATACTGGAGAGAGGCCTTATGTATGTATTGAATGTGGGAAATCTTTTATTCATTCCTATGACCGCATTCGACACcagagagttcacactggagaaagggcTTATCagtgcagtgaatgtgggaaatcctTCATATACAAACAGTCACTTCTTGATCACCAGAGAATCCACACAGGAGAAAGGCCTTATGAGTGCAAAGAGTGTGGGAAAGCATTCATTCACAAAAAAAGACTTCTTGAGCaccagagaattcatactggagaaaagccTTATGTGTGTATCATATGCGGGAAATCATTTATCCGCTCATCTGACTACATGCGACaccagagaattcacactggagaaagggcTTATGAATGCAGTGACTGTGGGAAAGCCTTCATCTCCAAACAAACACTTCTTAAGCATCACAAAATCCACACTAGAGAAAGGCCTTATgaatgcagtgaatgtgggaaaggCTTCTACCTTGAGGTTAAACTTCTTCAGCACCAAAGAATCCATACTAGAGAACAACTTTATGATTGCAATGAATGTGGAAAAGTCTTCAGCCACCAAAAAAGACTTCTTGAGCACCAGAaagttcacactggagaaaagccctgtgagtgcagtgaatgtgggaaatgCTTTAGACACCGCACCAGCCTCATTCAACACCAGAAAGTTCACAGTGGAGAGAGGCCTTATAACTGCACTGCATGTGAGAAGGCCTTTATCTATAAAAACAAACTTGTTGAGCATCAGCGAATCCACACTGGAGAAAAGCCGTATGAATGTGGtaaatgtgggaaagccttcaacAAAAGATACTCCCTTGTCAGGCACCAGAAAGTACATACAACAGAAGAGCCCTAG